AATTTACTCTCAtagatatcaaatatttaaattacacagaactcaataaaattatataaaatataatataaaaatatataaatatttaaataaataaaaaataatatatacagaaaATTGAAATGTTCAGTGAGCGATAACGTCTTTGAAATTTTGTTTATGTGTTTTCCAAATGACTCCATGGAAATCCACTTTGAGTTAATAGTGATACGAGTGTACCCACAGTGCAAGTGATAAAGTAGTCTCAACATTCTGATTTTAAGTGCTTGTAGAAGAGTGTTTTAATTGCAACACTATGAAAGTATCAAGCAGATTTAATGGAGCAAATGTACCCATTAATAATCTTGAGGGTACCAGTCCATATATGTACCCATCTTCATTTAATGGATTATTACCAAGGATTTTCATAGAAGCTTTGAAATAATGGACTTTTGCCACAGATGCTCCAGTCTGAAAATATCTTATACAAGACAATTAAATTGTTTCTTTAAATCATTGACTTGCCCAACCAGAGTTCCTTAAAATCCACTAGGATCCAACTGATGGATTTTGCCACCTTATATGGCAAGAACCCCAAAATAAATCTGAGTATCACTCACATCAAGTTGTCCAATGCCATCGGTGCTAGTGGAGAGGATATCTCCTTCCTCAAGGTAAAATAACCCACCTTGGTACATGGGTTGGAACCAGGCAGAACTAGATTTTACTTCACAAACTGACTTGGTAGAGGTAAGAATTGGAGAGTGGTCATCGTAGGAGAGGCTCCACTTATTGACAATGTGAGATAGGTAGAGAGGTTTAGTTACTTGACAATTGCGTCCTGTGAATGCAACTTGAGTGTATACAAAGTAAAGACCATCTTTTGGAATAACTAGGGAGTTGTCCTGTAGTTTCACCTGTCCCTCCTTTGAATCAATGTCCTCATCCATAAGGGTGGATTCCTTCCAGACTAATTGACCATTTTCTACATAACCTGAACAAAAAGAACATGGAGACGTGAGTGACAAAGAAGACCAGGAAATAACATGGATGAAAAATGAGTAATTGAGTGAAAAACAAAAAGAGGATGAGGCTAAGGGGAGACAACATGGAAGAAGGATATAATAACTGGTATATAGGAAAGTAAAGGAAGAAATGGTGAAGACCTTTCCATACCTGGACAATGAGCTGCTAATTTCTTTCCAAGCTTATTATGTTTTCTTACGTCTGTAGGAATAGAATCTGCGAGAAATAAATAAGTAATGTTAAAACAATATGTAGTCACTTCTGGGGTGTAATACATAGTATACTATTTATACAGCTTATCTCAATATTACTCTAGCAAGGCGTGCAACCACATCTGGGCTTGGGtcctttaaaatacatatttatatgtctcCTGTCTATATTACACAGATACAGGGTGCATCTACCTCTGGGGTGGAATCTGCAGTAATACATTGTATTTATGTAGCTCCTCTGGGGTGGTACCTttagtaatacattatatttatacagttaATCTGTATTTCACTGATCTTGTCATAGTACATAAATACAGCGTGCAGCCACTTCTGTGAAGGGACCCACAGTAATACATTGTATTTATTCAGCTCCTCTGGGGTGGGACCTTTAGTAAAACATTGTATTTATACAGCTCCTCTGGGGTAATAATAGTAATGCAATATATTTTGTACAGCTATCTGTATTTCACTGATACAGTGTGTGTCAACCTTCGGTACTGGACTCTCAGTAACATATTGTATTTATACAGCCCCTTTGTATTACTTTGATGCTGTGTGAAGCAACCTCTGGGGTGGGACCCTCAATAATACATTGTATTTATACAACTCCTCTGTATTACACTGATATAGTGTGGGGCAACTGCTGGGGTGGGACCCTCAATAAGACATTGTATTTTTGCAGCCTCTTTGTATTACACTAATACAGTGTGTGGCATCCTCTGAAATGGGACCCTCAGTTATACTGCTCCTCTCTACTATAGTGTGTGGCAACCTCTGGGGTGGGACCCTCACTAATTCATTCTATATATACAGCTCCACTGTATTACTCTAGTATAGCCTGCAGCCATCActgtaatatattgtgcatatacacTAATTTCTAGTACATTGATACAATACATTTTGCATTCACCTCTAAAGTAAGAGTAAACTTACCTAAATAAGTCCTAACAGCCAATATTTCCGGCATCCTAAATTCATCCTAAAATAGAAAAGTTTGTATTCAGTTACATATACTAAATCATAATAGCTGCCCCCTACCACCAAACGTTTATACTATAACAATGATGGCCAAGCACACAAATTTGGGCATATAATCtcactatgatatatatatatatatatatatacacacacacacacatactgtattgtatatacaCAACTAAAGCAGCATAACTACTAAGCTTCCGCTCTCTCCCACACTATGACATGTGCACACAGTGCAGGTGCAGTGGTCCAAcattaggtttattaaaaaaagattgtagatttaaagacatacacacaccttgTTTGCAGGGGTTGGGATGATCTTAAAGTGCAGCAGGGCAAAAAACACAGCAGCTCCTACAACTAAAAGGAAGGAACAGATGCTGACCCATCGCCAACAGAGGTCTGATCTCCTGCGCCGCTCTGTGCAACTGACAGTTAGGAGTCCATTCTCCAGCCGAGACTCTACAgaatccatattttttctttctttctttctttctttctttc
The nucleotide sequence above comes from Bombina bombina isolate aBomBom1 chromosome 7, aBomBom1.pri, whole genome shotgun sequence. Encoded proteins:
- the LOC128636093 gene encoding tumor necrosis factor, with translation MDSVESRLENGLLTVSCTERRRRSDLCWRWVSICSFLLVVGAAVFFALLHFKIIPTPANKDEFRMPEILAVRTYLDSIPTDVRKHNKLGKKLAAHCPGYVENGQLVWKESTLMDEDIDSKEGQVKLQDNSLVIPKDGLYFVYTQVAFTGRNCQVTKPLYLSHIVNKWSLSYDDHSPILTSTKSVCEVKSSSAWFQPMYQGGLFYLEEGDILSTSTDGIGQLDVSDTQIYFGVLAI